From Pseudoleptotrichia goodfellowii, a single genomic window includes:
- a CDS encoding cysteine desulfurase family protein produces MIYLDNAASTKPKEEVVNTMIEIMKNSYANPDAIHEFSHGIFLKIKNARKTVGSFLGVSPERIYFTAGGSDGNNLVLQGIVEVNSKTKKHLITTKIEHPSVYETFKNYESKGFEVDFLDVDKDGYVDLEQLKKILREDTLLVSIGTVNSEVGSVQDLEKIAKIIKSKSKDIYFHTDFVQGFGCTDIKFDKIPVDAITVSGHKIYASKGIGAVYVADGVKLTNVIYGSNSENGIAKRTMPTELILGFAKAVELLDKNYKKDMEYLQNLKVEFAKKIEENISDIRINSLFDMGKSSPKVLNVSFRGTKGEVLTHFLGMNEIYVSTGSACSSKKGNSRVLSCMGLSQNELDGAIRFSFSYENTLKEIDKVVEVLKKSVDQIRKMK; encoded by the coding sequence ATGATATATTTAGACAATGCGGCAAGTACAAAGCCCAAAGAAGAAGTAGTAAATACAATGATAGAAATAATGAAAAACAGTTATGCCAATCCTGATGCGATACATGAATTTTCTCACGGAATATTTTTGAAAATAAAAAATGCGAGAAAAACAGTAGGAAGTTTTTTGGGAGTATCGCCTGAAAGAATTTACTTTACTGCGGGAGGTTCTGACGGGAATAACCTTGTTTTACAGGGAATTGTTGAAGTAAATTCCAAGACGAAAAAACATCTTATTACAACAAAAATCGAGCATCCGTCAGTATATGAAACATTCAAAAATTACGAATCGAAGGGCTTTGAAGTGGACTTTCTTGATGTGGATAAAGACGGATACGTAGATTTGGAACAGTTGAAAAAGATATTGAGAGAAGATACTTTACTGGTTTCCATAGGAACTGTGAACAGTGAAGTCGGCTCTGTACAGGATTTGGAGAAAATAGCGAAGATTATAAAAAGTAAAAGTAAAGATATTTATTTTCATACGGATTTTGTACAGGGATTCGGGTGTACGGATATAAAATTTGATAAAATTCCTGTAGATGCGATAACTGTAAGCGGACATAAAATTTATGCTTCAAAAGGTATAGGAGCAGTATACGTAGCCGACGGAGTAAAACTGACAAATGTTATTTACGGCTCAAATTCCGAAAACGGTATAGCAAAAAGAACGATGCCTACGGAACTGATACTCGGATTTGCAAAAGCTGTGGAATTACTGGATAAAAATTATAAGAAAGATATGGAATATTTGCAAAATCTTAAAGTTGAATTTGCAAAGAAAATAGAGGAAAATATAAGCGATATTCGTATAAATTCTTTGTTTGATATGGGAAAATCAAGTCCGAAAGTGTTAAATGTGTCATTTAGAGGAACGAAAGGAGAAGTGCTTACTCATTTCCTCGGGATGAATGAAATTTACGTGTCAACAGGGTCGGCATGTTCTTCCAAAAAAGGAAACAGCAGAGTTCTTTCATGTATGGGACTGAGTCAGAATGAATTGGACGGAGCGATAAGATTCAGCTT